In a single window of the Podarcis raffonei isolate rPodRaf1 chromosome 14, rPodRaf1.pri, whole genome shotgun sequence genome:
- the C14H15orf61 gene encoding uncharacterized protein C15orf61 homolog, whose amino-acid sequence MGRQVGWGAFPPSLSSLALLKQVHEGFLRLAFLRRGGPAKPKASEVLSQHLLQRGLPHWTSYCVKYSAVHNDQFGLSNFNWEVKGTNYHILRTGCFPFIKYHCSRAPHQDLAMQNYFFTALKLINFGIPTLLYGIGSWFLVSVTETVHTHCGPVTIYFLNKEDEGAMY is encoded by the exons ATGGGGAGGCAGGTGGGCTGGGGTGCCTTCCCGCCCTCCTTAAGTAGCCTTGCCCTCCTGAAGCAGGTGCATGAGGGGTTCCTCCGGCTGGCCTTCTTGCGCAGGGGGGGCCCTGCTAAGCCCAAAGCCTCCGAAGTGTTGAGCCAGCACTTGCTGCAGAGGGGGCTGCCCCACTGGACCTCCTACTGCGTCAAGTACAGCGCAGTGCACAATGACCAGTTTGGGCTCTCCAACTTCAACTGGGAGGTGAAAGGGACAAACTACCACATCCTGCGGACCGGCTGCTTCCCCTTCATCAAGTACCACTGTTCCCGAGCGCCCCACCAGGACCTGGCGATGCAGAACTACTTCTTCACAGCTCTCAAACTAATTAACTTTG GTATCCCAACTTTATTATATGGAATTGGCTCCTGGTTCCTTGTCAGTGTCACAGAAACTGTTCACACGCATTGTGGCCCAGTCACTATTTACTTCCTCAATAAAGAAGATGAAGGTGCCATGTACTAA